Proteins from a genomic interval of Nostoc sp. TCL240-02:
- a CDS encoding filamentous hemagglutinin N-terminal domain-containing protein has product MSTLVIAGVLTFFESFVLAQIQKDGTLESESSIITPKLIDGQLIDQIDGGAVRGTNLFHSFEQFSVSVERTAYFNNAIDIQNIISRVTGNSISKIDGILKANGTANLFLINPNGVIFGPNASLNIGGSFVASTASSLNFADGTKFSATSPQAKPLLTLSVPIGLQFGATAAPIRNQSQASPNGAVNILGQGVGLQVQRGKTLALIGGDITLEGGNITARSGRVELGSVAGNSLVSLSPTNQGWVLGYEGVQNFQNIEIIQLNKIPSIVDTHGNNSGNIHLQGGLVRVAGSFLILVNPLRMQSGGNLTVNTSDSVVIEQDSQLFTQSFSNAYSGNINVNTKNLVVRSGAQLQGQSTINASDSVELIGGTTIPVFRDGSDLISSGLFSATYGDKNAGNITVNTGKLRIEGGARISTSSEGIYRFIPNQLTPATGNAGNLTVNASESVELIGTSPNGSKLSSLFSGTQGPGNGGNLTLTTGQLIIKDGAAINVSSQARKNVIYIGDPNNLGKAGDLNIIARSILLDNKGKLISNSESGKGGNITLQVQNLLLMRRESQITTNAGTTGLGGDGGNIIINAPNGFIVATLLGNNDITANAFSDSGGKITITAKNIFGFVPRTRADVEKLDPEKINPNNLRTSDITAFSQQNPSLSGTVRINSPDVDPSQGLVELPVNLVDASQQIVAGCNSGGKIARSSFITTGRGGIAPNPTEPLIADDAVLADWITLSPESQNHAEGIQKRVVVHKQINTEESQKVNSVNEPTQIVEAQGWVVDANGNVVLVAQVPTASPHNSSLIATSCAGN; this is encoded by the coding sequence GTGAGTACATTAGTAATTGCTGGAGTACTCACTTTCTTTGAGAGTTTTGTCTTAGCTCAAATACAAAAAGATGGCACACTTGAATCTGAAAGTTCAATCATTACACCAAAGCTAATCGATGGTCAGCTGATAGACCAGATTGATGGTGGGGCAGTTCGTGGTACAAACTTATTCCACAGCTTTGAACAGTTTTCTGTCTCTGTGGAAAGGACAGCCTACTTTAACAATGCAATAGATATTCAGAACATTATCAGTCGGGTGACGGGTAATTCCATTTCTAAAATAGATGGCATTCTGAAAGCTAACGGCACGGCGAACCTATTTCTGATTAACCCTAACGGCGTTATTTTTGGGCCCAATGCTTCTTTAAATATTGGCGGTTCATTTGTGGCAAGTACGGCGAGTAGCTTGAACTTTGCTGATGGTACAAAGTTTAGTGCTACATCTCCTCAAGCTAAACCTCTACTGACATTAAGTGTTCCCATTGGCTTACAATTTGGAGCAACTGCGGCTCCCATCCGCAATCAATCTCAAGCAAGTCCAAATGGCGCAGTTAATATTTTAGGACAAGGCGTTGGTCTACAGGTGCAACGAGGCAAAACCTTAGCACTTATAGGCGGTGATATCACCCTAGAGGGTGGAAATATAACGGCAAGGTCAGGAAGGGTTGAATTAGGAAGCGTTGCTGGCAATAGTCTGGTCAGTTTAAGCCCAACCAACCAAGGTTGGGTTTTGGGATATGAAGGTGTTCAAAATTTCCAAAACATCGAAATAATCCAGTTAAATAAAATTCCATCGATTGTAGATACTCATGGAAACAATAGTGGCAATATCCACCTGCAAGGGGGACTTGTGCGAGTAGCTGGCAGTTTCCTAATTCTAGTTAATCCCTTGAGAATGCAATCAGGAGGGAATTTGACAGTGAACACCTCAGATTCTGTAGTAATTGAACAAGATTCACAACTGTTTACTCAGAGTTTCTCCAACGCATACTCTGGAAACATAAATGTAAATACTAAGAATTTGGTGGTCAGAAGTGGAGCGCAATTGCAGGGGCAATCGACCATAAACGCTTCAGATTCCGTAGAACTAATTGGCGGCACTACCATACCTGTATTCCGAGATGGTAGTGATTTAATATCCAGTGGATTATTTAGTGCAACTTACGGCGATAAAAATGCTGGCAACATCACAGTTAATACTGGAAAGTTGCGTATCGAAGGAGGAGCAAGAATATCAACAAGCTCTGAGGGCATATATAGGTTTATTCCTAACCAACTTACACCAGCTACAGGCAATGCAGGAAACTTGACGGTGAACGCTTCCGAGTCGGTAGAATTAATTGGAACTTCACCAAATGGTTCTAAGCTCAGTAGCTTGTTTTCTGGGACTCAAGGGCCTGGAAATGGTGGAAACTTGACCCTAACTACAGGGCAATTGATTATCAAGGATGGGGCTGCAATAAATGTGAGCAGCCAAGCTCGAAAAAATGTAATCTATATCGGAGATCCAAATAATCTAGGAAAAGCAGGCGATTTAAATATAATCGCTCGCTCCATACTTCTCGACAACAAAGGAAAACTCATATCTAATAGTGAGTCAGGTAAAGGTGGGAATATTACCCTACAGGTGCAGAATTTATTATTGATGCGCCGCGAAAGTCAAATCACCACTAATGCAGGTACAACAGGGCTGGGTGGAGATGGCGGTAATATCATCATCAATGCACCTAATGGCTTTATCGTGGCTACTCTCTTGGGAAATAACGATATCACCGCCAATGCCTTCTCTGACTCTGGTGGTAAAATCACAATCACCGCTAAGAACATTTTTGGATTTGTACCACGCACTCGTGCAGACGTAGAAAAACTTGATCCAGAAAAAATAAACCCGAATAACCTGCGAACAAGTGACATCACGGCGTTTTCTCAGCAAAACCCTTCATTAAGTGGCACGGTAAGAATCAACTCACCAGATGTTGACCCTAGTCAAGGATTAGTGGAGTTGCCTGTAAATTTGGTTGATGCTTCCCAACAAATTGTTGCTGGTTGTAATTCCGGTGGAAAAATAGCCAGAAGTTCATTTATTACAACTGGGCGTGGAGGAATAGCGCCCAATCCCACGGAGCCATTGATAGCCGATGATGCGGTGCTAGCAGATTGGATTACACTCTCTCCAGAGAGTCAGAATCATGCTGAGGGTATTCAGAAGAGAGTAGTTGTTCACAAGCAGATAAACACAGAAGAATCACAGAAAGTTAATTCTGTAAATGAACCTACTCAAATTGTGGAAGCCCAAGGATGGGTAGTGGATGCCAATGGGAACGTGGTTTTGGTTGCTCAAGTACCCACTGCGTCGCCTCATAATTCTTCACTCATCGCTACATCTTGCGCTGGTAATTAA
- a CDS encoding long-chain acyl-[acyl-carrier-protein] reductase — translation MFGLIGHLTSLEHAQAVAQELGYPEYADQGLDFWCSAPPQIVDSIIVTSVTGQQIEGRYVESCFLPEMLASRRIKAATRKILNAMAHAQKHGINITALGGFSSIIFENFKLEQFSQVRNIKLEFERFTTGNTHTAYIICKQVEEASKQLGINLSNATVAVCGATGDIGSAVTRWLDARTDVQELLLIARDQERLKELQGELGRGKIMGLTEALPQADVVVWVASMPRGVEIDPTTLKQPCLLIDGGYPKNLATKIQYPGVHVLNGGIVEHSLDIDWKIMKIVNMDVPARQLFACFAESMLLEFEKLYTNFSWGRNQITVDKMEQIGRVSVKHGFRPLLV, via the coding sequence ATGTTTGGTCTAATTGGACATCTGACTAGTTTAGAACACGCTCAAGCGGTAGCCCAAGAATTGGGATACCCAGAATATGCCGATCAAGGGCTAGACTTTTGGTGCAGCGCCCCGCCGCAAATTGTCGATAGTATTATTGTCACCAGTGTTACTGGGCAACAAATTGAAGGACGGTATGTAGAATCTTGCTTTTTGCCGGAAATGCTAGCTAGTCGCCGCATCAAAGCCGCCACACGGAAAATCCTCAACGCTATGGCCCATGCACAGAAGCACGGCATTAACATCACAGCTTTAGGCGGATTTTCCTCGATTATTTTTGAAAACTTTAAGTTAGAGCAGTTTAGCCAAGTCCGCAATATCAAACTAGAGTTTGAACGCTTCACCACAGGAAACACGCATACTGCCTACATTATTTGTAAGCAGGTGGAAGAAGCATCCAAACAACTGGGAATTAATCTATCAAACGCGACTGTTGCGGTATGTGGAGCAACTGGGGATATTGGTAGTGCCGTTACACGCTGGCTAGATGCGAGAACAGATGTCCAAGAACTCCTGCTAATCGCCCGCGATCAAGAACGTCTCAAAGAGTTGCAAGGCGAACTGGGGCGGGGGAAAATCATGGGTTTGACAGAAGCACTACCCCAAGCCGATGTTGTAGTTTGGGTTGCTAGTATGCCCAGAGGCGTGGAAATTGACCCCACTACTTTGAAACAACCCTGTTTGTTGATTGATGGTGGCTATCCTAAAAACTTAGCGACAAAAATTCAATATCCTGGCGTACACGTGTTAAACGGTGGGATTGTAGAGCATTCCCTAGATATTGACTGGAAAATTATGAAAATAGTCAATATGGACGTGCCAGCCCGTCAGTTGTTTGCCTGTTTTGCCGAATCAATGCTGCTGGAATTTGAGAAGTTATACACGAACTTTTCGTGGGGACGGAATCAGATTACCGTAGATAAAATGGAGCAGATTGGCCGGGTGTCAGTAAAACATGGATTTAGACCGTTGTTGGTTTAG
- a CDS encoding carbohydrate ABC transporter permease produces the protein MSKPNLNVKSGDFLSLVVLLLGAFIVLLPLFVVFLTSFAPTTASPENLSKNNWSLANYRVAWQQGKFLLAFANSTLVAIAVTAFQIVTSALAGYALARLKFRGRQALLLVVLATLVIPFQLLVIPIFLVLKWGHLINTYWALILPTAVNGFGIFLLRQYFQTIPVELEEAAAIDGATRLQILWRVMLPLARPALVTLFLFTFIGEWNDLFKPLVFTTRPELRTVQLALAEFQEQFTNNWPLMMAAVTIATVPVMVLFFIGQRQFIQGIAATGIKN, from the coding sequence ATGTCTAAACCAAACCTGAATGTGAAATCTGGTGATTTTTTGAGCCTAGTAGTCTTACTGCTAGGGGCATTTATCGTTCTACTACCGCTATTTGTGGTTTTTCTCACCTCCTTTGCACCGACAACCGCCAGCCCAGAAAATTTGTCGAAAAATAACTGGTCTTTAGCTAATTACCGCGTTGCATGGCAACAGGGAAAATTTTTGCTGGCGTTTGCTAATTCTACCTTGGTAGCGATCGCTGTGACGGCGTTTCAGATTGTCACTTCTGCTTTGGCTGGTTACGCCTTAGCACGGCTGAAGTTTCGGGGACGGCAAGCACTGCTATTGGTTGTTTTAGCAACTTTGGTGATTCCTTTTCAGTTATTGGTGATTCCCATATTTTTGGTTTTGAAGTGGGGACACCTGATAAATACATACTGGGCGCTCATTTTACCAACTGCTGTCAATGGGTTTGGGATTTTTTTATTACGTCAGTATTTCCAGACAATTCCGGTGGAATTAGAGGAAGCCGCAGCCATAGATGGGGCAACCAGATTACAAATATTGTGGCGGGTAATGTTGCCTTTAGCCCGTCCGGCCTTGGTGACGCTGTTTTTGTTCACCTTCATCGGCGAATGGAATGATTTGTTTAAACCTCTGGTATTTACAACCCGTCCCGAATTAAGAACAGTGCAACTGGCGTTGGCTGAGTTTCAAGAACAATTTACGAATAATTGGCCTTTGATGATGGCGGCGGTGACAATAGCGACAGTTCCAGTAATGGTGTTATTTTTCATCGGTCAACGTCAGTTTATTCAAGGTATTGCTGCAACAGGAATTAAGAATTAG
- a CDS encoding aldehyde oxygenase (deformylating), producing the protein MQQLADQFKELDFKSETYKDAYSRINAIVIEGEQEAHENYITLAQLLPESHDELIRLSKMESRHKKGFEACGRNLAVTPDLQFAKEFFSGLHQNFQTAAASGKVVTCLLIQSLIIECFAIAAYNIYIPVADAFARKITEGVVKEEYSHLNFGEVWLKENFAESKAELELANRQNLPIVWKMLNQVEGDAHTMAMEKDALVEDFMIQYGEALSNIGFSTRDIMRLSAYGLIGA; encoded by the coding sequence ATGCAGCAGCTTGCAGACCAATTTAAAGAATTAGATTTCAAGAGCGAAACATACAAAGATGCTTATAGCCGGATTAATGCGATCGTGATTGAAGGGGAACAAGAAGCCCATGAAAATTACATCACGCTAGCCCAACTGCTGCCAGAATCTCATGATGAATTGATTCGCCTATCCAAGATGGAAAGCCGCCATAAGAAAGGATTTGAAGCTTGTGGGCGCAATTTGGCTGTTACCCCAGATTTGCAATTTGCCAAAGAGTTTTTCTCCGGCCTACACCAAAATTTTCAAACAGCTGCGGCATCCGGGAAAGTGGTTACTTGTCTGTTGATTCAGTCTTTAATTATTGAATGTTTTGCGATCGCAGCATATAACATTTACATCCCCGTTGCCGACGCTTTTGCCCGCAAAATTACTGAAGGAGTAGTTAAAGAAGAATACAGCCACCTCAATTTTGGAGAAGTTTGGTTGAAAGAAAACTTTGCAGAATCCAAAGCTGAACTTGAACTTGCAAATCGCCAGAACCTACCCATCGTCTGGAAAATGCTCAACCAAGTAGAAGGTGATGCCCACACAATGGCAATGGAAAAAGATGCTTTGGTAGAAGACTTCATGATTCAGTATGGTGAAGCATTGAGTAACATTGGTTTTTCGACTCGCGATATTATGCGCTTGTCAGCCTACGGACTCATAGGTGCTTAA